DNA sequence from the Paenibacillus physcomitrellae genome:
GTCAGTACAGGGATGAGAGCATTTTTTAATGCATGCTTATACACGACAAAAAACTGCGGAAGACCTTTGGATCTCGCCGTCCGGATATAATCCGACTTCATGATCTCCAGCATGCTGGAACGCGTCATTCGGGCAATCACCGCCATCGGAATCGTTCCAAGCGCAATGCTCGGCAGCATCAAATGCTTGATGACGATCCAGAGCTGGTTCCACTTGCCTTGAATAATCGCATCCAGCACATAAAGGCCTGTCTTGGTCTCCAAAGGATTACGCTGATCCATTCGCCCGATGGACGGAAGCCAGTGCAGCTTAATGGAAAACAACCACTGCTCCATCAGTCCCAGCCAAAAAATCGGCATCGATATCCCGATCAGCGCAAGCAGCATAGCCGCATAATCGAACCAGGAATTTTGCTTCCAGGCGCTGAGGATGCCCGCATTGACCCCGATAATTAAAGCAAACAGCATAGCTGTAAAAGTCAGTTCCAGCGTAGCGGCAAGATACGGCGTAATCTCTTTGGCGATGGGAACCTTGGTACGGATGGACTCCCCGAGATCTCCTTTCAGCAAATCCCCAAGATACATGAAGTATTGCTGGAGCCAGGGCTTGTCCAAACCCAGCTGTTCCCTGAGGGCCTCTTTGGATTGTTCGGTTGCCTTCTGCCCCAGAATGGTCTCCGCCGGATCACCGGGGATGGCATGAATAATCGAGAATACAATAAGAGTCATCCCTACCAAAACGGGGATCAGCACTAGCAGACGTTTGACCACATACGAGTTCATGCTTTTCACCTGCCGGATCAGAGAGTAGAACGGCCCGGGTTAACGGGCCGCAGGAATGCAAGAAGTTATCCGTCTGCCTACTTCGGCCTGACTATTCGAAATAAACACTGCTGTAGTATTCGGTTCCTGTCGGATTCGGCACAAATCCCTTCAGATTGGCCTTGGCAGCCAGAATTGGCGTAGTGTAGACAAGCGGAATCCACGGCGCATCGTCATGAATCATCGCTTGCGCCTGTTTGTACAGGTCGGAGCGTTTGTTCTGATCCGTCTCCTTCTGCGCTTCAATCAGAATTTTGTGCAGGTCTTCATTTACATAGAAACCACGGTTGTTGCCCGGAATGGCGTCTTTATCGAGCAAGGTGTAGATAAAGTTGTCCGGATCACCGTTGTCGCCCGTCCAGCCAAGCATATACAAATCGTCTTTTTCCCCTGCTTTCGTATCGTCCAGGTAAGTCGCCCATTCTGGAGATTCGATGTTCACCTTAACGCCAATTTTGGCGAAATCGGCCTGAATCGCTTCCGCTACTTTTTTACCGTCGGGCATGTAAGGTCTGGATACCGGCATCGCGTAAAAGGTGTATTCTCCAGGCAGACCGTCCGGATAACCGGCATCAGCAAGCAGCTGTTTTGCTTTATCAAGGTCGTACGTATAATCCTGAATTTGGTCATTGTAGCCCCATAAAGTCGGCGGCATCGGATTGACCGCCGGTTCAGCCTGGCCGGCAAAAAACGCATCAATCAAGCCCTGCTTGTTCACCGCATAGTTCAAAGCGACGCGCACTTTAGGATCGTCAAACGGTTTTTTCTTGGTGTTGAAACCGATGTAAGCCACGTTAAA
Encoded proteins:
- a CDS encoding ABC transporter permease — encoded protein: MNSYVVKRLLVLIPVLVGMTLIVFSIIHAIPGDPAETILGQKATEQSKEALREQLGLDKPWLQQYFMYLGDLLKGDLGESIRTKVPIAKEITPYLAATLELTFTAMLFALIIGVNAGILSAWKQNSWFDYAAMLLALIGISMPIFWLGLMEQWLFSIKLHWLPSIGRMDQRNPLETKTGLYVLDAIIQGKWNQLWIVIKHLMLPSIALGTIPMAVIARMTRSSMLEIMKSDYIRTARSKGLPQFFVVYKHALKNALIPVLTVVGLQTGSLLGGAVLTETIFAWPGVGRYLYDAISYRDYPVIQSGILIIAFLFVLINLIVDLLYAAIDRRIKYR